The genomic window attggagctaacctatgttaaatgggtcattttggagctaacttaactaagtatgccatttttgagttaactaagcataattatgccattttttacacaagtaagccaagtgtatgtcattattgagcaaacctaggaaactaagcatattagagataacttagcatattagagctaacttatgtcattttggaggaaacaaagctaagtatatatagatcattctggagatctgacatacctgacatagttcactccacattcttcttctccttctccttcctcatcctgatgcgccaagagcggcgaggcagtggaggcagtgggatgtagtcttctaccacaattggcaaggtcatgtcgcccggctgtgggatcgccggcgccaccactatcgcgaggtcattgtcaggcaccaccaccatcgcgaggccatcttcaggcagcaccatcgctaggtcatcctcagccaccaccatctcttgcccatcgtcagccaccaccgtcgctatgtcatcctcagccaccaccatctcttgcccatcgtcagcctgcacctcctcatccccactctgctcctcttcttccccactccattctGGATCATCCTCGCTATTGCTTTTGCTGCAGCCAGAGTCGCTGCTACTTTGGCTGTAGCCAGAGTCGCTGTTGCTGCTCCCATTGCatgaccaaatgcaacaatgaccgttaacaatcgatgtgagacaaagcaaaatgtagaggaagaagaagcagaacgtactggcatcatcgtcgtcctagtagcgcatgcgacacatagtcgtgttgaacaccttcacggtgagcatggcgtcgccgtcgtacatgaagagaaggaagtacccgtgctgcaggtcgtaggcacggtagaactgctcccagccacaacacaggtacatgtggccatacctgatcaccaactccacgtcccaaagCCTGCGAAGCCCgttgccggcctgtcgcagcttcacattctttggccgatggtCGTCCAgcatcgtcataaaagtgtcaggcagacTCTGcggtttgggacaaggagtgatgtagcaaacagcaaatttatcataatgagatgggtgaaggggagatctcttcttttatatacctgcctcttggaggaagtctcaagtatgatactgaagaactcgaaagcatccaactcgtactctaGTGTGGCAGAGCAGAGCCTGCGGTGACGGCCTCTCCCAatctctaataagcagcagaagagaccaattagtatctagaagcatatctataaacatagagccaagtttctagacatgaaagaaaactaagaaaaaaaagcaatgcacttgtgctcaacaacatcaacaacacttaattaatttggtaggttagttggcaatggcaattggcacccttcaaaactagggagGTTAGTTGGCAgtggcaattggcacccttcaaaactagggatttctttagacgtgaaagaaaactgaaaatgttgaaaaaaagaaCATAGTAATCTAAAAATAGGGAAAAAtatacttcttcttcctcctctttaatTATCTTCTTCTTATTATTTTAGGTGGTCTGATCACATTGGAATACTTGTGGCAACAATCATAGTTGCACCATATTTTAGGTAGTTCTAGGTGCCACACACCAATCAAACAAACATACCTCAAATCAGAAACTAAGGGTAGTGTCCTAAAATCAATTTACTTTGTATGCAAATCAGAACAAGTACCACATGACATTACCATAGGATCCTATTACAGAAAAGGTATGTAAATGCAAGTTGGGGTAAGACATTATAACCATACTGCAATCTTATACTTGCTCAACTATGATCATAGGAGACACAACTAACATACGAGTTTGAGGCACACACACCTCAACAATGATGTTGCCACTTGCCAGGACCGCATACTCAGGTGTGATCAGCAGCTGGATTATACACCATGCTTCACAATAGTGCACCCGCACCACATTTCAGTAGCAGGCTATGCATCTTGAGCTACTGGTGTGTATCGGTAAGCTAGCAGAGTCAACCTAGCTATCAGGTTCTATTCGCACGGACCCTAAGAACTTCCAAGTCTGATGAGCTATCATAATCAATTCTTGCACTGCAATATAAGGCTCTCtgctctaaacctaaactaaactaaacctaaactaaacttaaaatacagaaacaaaaatagaaaaaaatacaagaggtctcaccgggtggaggagggggcgccggaggggtggggcggccgtggtggtggaggagggggcgccggagtggcagggcggccgcggtggtggagcagaggggcgctGGGGCCGTCGGGTGGAGGAGGTAGCGCCGAAGCGGCGGGGCGGCTGCAGTGGTCGAGCAGAGGGGCGTCGGGGCcgccggggtggaggagggggtgccGCGGCAACGTGGCTGGCATGGGGCAGCGGCGGCTTGGGCAtggggcgggccggggcggtgcGGTGCAACAATGGGAATGGCGCGGGGCGGGGAAGGGGGTCACCggggctgctggggcccgcgatgaCGGGGGTGGCGCATGGCGGCGGTGGCACGGGGGCGGGGTggtgtggggcggcggcggctagggcacgtgcggagagagagaggggacagaTAGAGATGTGGGGCGCGGGCGGGCGTTGGCGgattttagttagggcacggttctttgacgtctgctagcggacggcaaagatcctaGCAAACGGATGTtagtttggccactttctttgccgtctgctagcggatggcaaagaaagtGTCTGTTAGGTGTTACTCATTAGTGGGCCACCctcattctttgccgtccgctagtggacggcaaagagttggctgacggcaaacatgATCTTTTCCGTCAGCTCTTTCTTTGCCGCCAGCTTCTATTAAGCTgagggcaaagaccttctttgccgtcagctagcagacggcaaagatcctgattccagtagtgatgaaCCCacaattttggatttcaaggaatttaattatgataattattctttagtagattgtatttccttgttgcaatccgtgttaaattctcctcatgcttataatcaaaacaaagattttactaaacatatcattgatgctatgatgaaatcttttgaagaaaagcttgaactagaagtttctatcccaagaaaatattatgatgagtgagaacctactattaagattaagattaaagattatgaatgctatgctttgtgtgatttgggtgctagtgtttccacgattccaaaaactttgtgtgatgtgttaggtttccgtgaatttgatgattgttctttaaatttgcatcttgcggattccactattaagaaacctatgggaaggattaatgatgttcttattgttgcaaataggaattatgtgcccgtagatttcattgttcttgatatagattgcaatcctacatgtcctattattcttggtagacctttccttagaacgattggtgcaattattgatatgaaagaaggaaacattagattccaatttccgttaaggaaaggcatggaacactttcctatgaAGAAAGttaaatttccatatgaatctattatgagagccacttatggattgcctaccaacgatggcaatacctagatctattcacgcttttatgcctagctaggggcattaaacgatagcgcttgttgagaggcaacccaattttatttttgttctttgctttttgatcTTGTTTACTTATAAACAATCTATATAGCATCTATTTAGATGCggttttaagttttaattagtgtttgtgccaagtaagacctttgggatagcttacggtgatagttgtgttgatcctgctgaaaaccagaaacttttgcgcttagtaaattagttttgaaaattcatagaaatgtgcttttgatctgattcgttTTGCTCTAGATTagtagacaaatttctcaggttttcctaatttggtaggatttttagagttacataagtattcgagagttacatattactacaaattgttatgtttttgacatattctgttttttgcgtgttgtttgcttattttgatgaatctatgagtagtatcggggggtatgaaccatggagaagttggaatacagtagatattgcaccaatataaataaagaatgagttcacaacagtaccttaaagtaatgatttattttcttatattaacggagctcatgagattttctgtcgagttttgtgttgtgaagttttcaagttttgggtaaggatttgatggactttggaataagaagtggcaagagcctaagcttggggatgcccaaggcaccccaaggtaaaattcaaggacaaccaaaatcctaagcttggggatgccctggaaggcatcccctctttcgtcttcgtctatcagtaactttacttgaggctatatttttattcaccacatgatatgtgttttgcttggagcgtcttgtatggtttgagtctttgctttttagtttaccacaatcatacttgatgtacacaccttttggagagacacgcatgaatcgtgatttattagaatactctatgtgcttcacttatattttttgagctagacaatattgctctagtgcttcgcttgtatctttttagagcacggtggtggttttattttatagaaattgttgaactctcatgcttcacttatattattttgagagtcttttagaacaacatggtaatttgcttgggttataaaattagtcctaatatgatgggcatccaagatggatataataaaaactttcatatgaagtgcattgaatactatgtgaagttcgattctttatgattgttttgagatatgaagatggtgatattagagtcatgctagtagagtagttgtgaatttgagagatacttatgttaaagtttgtgattcccgtagcatgcacgtatggtgaactgttatgtgataaagttggagcatgatttatttattgattgtcttccttatgagtggcggtcggggacgagcgatggtcttttcctaccaatctatcaccctaggagcatgcgcgtagtactttgtttcgataactaatagatttttatgataagtatgtgagttttttatgacaaatgttgagtccatggattatacgcactctcacccttccaccattgctagcctctctagtgccgcgcaactttcgccggtaccatacacccaccatataccttcctcaaaacagccaccatacctagctattatggcatttccatagccattctgagatatattgccatgcaactttccaccgttccgtttattatgacacgctccatcattgtcatattgctttgcataatcatgtagttgacattgtatttgtggcaaagccaccgttcataatttttccatacatgtcactcttgaatcaatgcacatcccggtacaccgtcggaggcattcacatagagtcatattttttttctaagtatcaagttgtaattcttgagttgcaagtaaataaaagtgtgatgatctttattagatcattatcccatgtgaggaaaggatgatggagactatgattaccccacaagtcgggatgagactccggacgaaaaaagaggccataaaaaagagagaaggcccaaataaaaaatgagagaaaaagagagaaggggcaatgttactatcctttttccacacttgtgcttcaaagtagcaccatgatcttcatgacagagagtctcatatgctgtcactttcatatactagtgggaattttcattatagaacttggcttgtatattccaattatggtcttcctcaaaattccctaggtcttcgtgagcaagcaatttggatgcacacccacttagtttatttttgagctttcatacacttatagctctagtgcatccgttgcatggcaatccctactcactcacattgatatctattgatgggcatctccatagcccgttaatacgactagttgatgtgagactatattctcctttttttttcttctccacaaccaccattctattccacctatagtgctatgtccatggctcacgctcatgtattgcgtgaagattgaaaaaaattgagaacatcaaaagtatgaaacaattgcttggcttgacattagggttgtgcatgatttaaataatttgtgtgatgaagatagagcatagccagactatatgattttgtagggatagctttctttggccatgctattttgagaagacatgattgctttgttagtatgcttgaagtattattatttttatgtcaatattaaacttttgtcttgaatctttcagatctaaacactcatgccacaataaagaaaattacatggataaatatgttaggtggcattccacatcaaaaattctgtttttatcatttacctactcgaggacgagtaggaattaagcttggggatgcttgatacgtctccaacgtatctataatttttgattgttccatgctattatattatctgttttggatgtttaataggcattaatatgctattttatattacttttgggaccaacctattaaccgagggcctagtgccagttttttttgcctattttagagtttcgcagaaaatgaataccaaacggagtccaaacagaatgaaaccttcgcgatgatctttgttgaaccgaaagcaaaccagaagacttgaagatgaagtcggagacgcaacaaggaagccacaaggcaggagggcacttccctgacctagttccttcgcctatatatactcttataccctgaaaacatccaggggagccacgaaaccaattttccaccgccgcaaccttctatacccgtgagatcccatctagggaccttttccggcgtcctgccgtaagggggattcgatcacagagggcttctacatcaataccattacctctccgatgaatcATGAgttgtttaccatagaccttcgggtcaatagctattagctagatggcttcttctctctctttgattctcaataccatgttctcctcgatgttcttggagatctattcgatgtaatattcttttgcggtgtgtttgccgagatccgatgaattgtggatttatgatcaagattatctatgaatcttatttggttcttctctgaattcttatatgcatgatttgatatctttgcaagtctcttcgaattatctgtttagtttggcctactagattgatctttcttgcaatgggagaagtgcttagctttgggttcaatcttgcggtgtcctttcccagtgacagtaggggcatcaaggcatgtattgtactgttgccatcgaggataacaggatgggggtttcatcatattgcttgagttaattcctctacatcatgtcatcttgcttaatgcgttactctgttctttatgaacttaatactctagatgcatgctggatagcggttgatgtgtggagtaatagtagtagatgcaggcaggagtcggtctacttgacacggacgggATGCCtgtgttcatgatcattgccttagatgtcgtcataactatgcgcttttctatcaattgcccggcagtaatttgttcacacaccgtaatatttgctatcttgagagaagccattagtgaaacctattgcccccgggtctcttttccatattattgaatctcatttacatcttgctagttttcgatctactattttgcaatctttactttccaatctataaaccaaaataccaaaaatatttactttaccgtttatctatctctaccaggtctcacttttgcaagtgactgtgaagggattgacaacccctttatcgcattgggtgcaagttgttgattgtttgtgcaggtattcggtgacttgtgcgttgtctcctactggattgataccttggtcctcaaaactgagggaaatacttacgctactttgctgcatcaccctttcctcttcaagggaaaaccaacgcaagctcaagaggtagcatggggtGGGGCCGGGAGAAACAACCGTTAGGTTGGCCAATTTCTTAGCTgtctgctagcagacagcaaaggaAGTGGTCGTTAGGTGGTTCTCgctagtgggccaccctccctctttgccgcctgctagcagacgacaaagcttctatgtcgtcttctagcagatggcaaagagctggctgacggcaaacatgaTCTTTGTCGTTAGCTCTTTCCTTGCCGTCAGTTTtctgtaagctgatggcaaagaccttctctaccatcagctagcggacgacaaagagctggctggCGGCAAAGATCCTCAATCCAGCAGTGGTTGCTTCTCGGATACCATCCTTGAAGTGgatcacgaaacgcttgatctccaggataacctcacatatcaagagtaccccattcgtattcttgatcaagcagagcgtatCACTTgatgtcagaacatcaagtttcccaaggtccagtggtctcatcattctgagagagaagctagttgggagcgagaagatcatcttcgacttgagtaccccgctctCTTTCCGCCGACTactgaatctcaggacgagattcttttgagtgggggcgagttgtcacatccctagtctggtcctgctccagagagtgttcgagagtacctgtctaAGGAGTAGTGCTCCActttgatctaccaggcaagcaaacccccttggtcattccaatgtaatcccactctctcgctcctgctctctttattGCATTATGACAACAATGATTAAACTACTACTttatgttgtggtagttgaacccattcatctgcatgacctgtcattatcACAGTAAATAGTAAAAACCTCCTAGCATgattaggagttgcttgagccatgttatgacttatccatgccatgcctgctattgtttagagttgtgtcaggtttgattcattgTGGATGGATTCGAGTGttatgctatgttctgatgctgagagtcaagtgtgtgaacatgatttggtaaaggtagcaatgagaggccatgtaggagcacatggtgggttgtctcattgggaccgtccttaagaactgagttctgtgtatgttatccaaggctagctactaccacacattgggcttcgggcgctccaagctctcttgacttattaactgccttgatctctgtccagtagttggaactagtttctggtatttgtaggcAATGCTATTTtcctaccaagtggcacccggtagggTGAACTTGGGACAGACTAAGGCACCGTGGCCCAGTGTACCGATTGGCACCCGGCTGGTGGGCTCggaaaccctgcacacatcatttgagATCGTGATAGAAACCTCGACTGTACTTCCCTTGCGGATACATcctcaaataggcgataaacctggactagagtctcgtgtggttagtcaggtcgtggctgacaccctcctaggcttctgcttgaaggttgccgagatacatgacgtgtaatgatctactcgaatagccgcgtccgcggataTGGGCTACTTAGAAACTTATGTGGTACATGGAAaatttgaagtggatactctaaaatgctcaagataagtgtgagtgctatggatggccttctcgttgGGAGACGGGATAAAATCCATAGTGATGTACTATtgtggtgtttagtggactcgtctgtgctttctcacctcaaagaaactactggtagtcgtagaacacgatagccaccgagtcaaagctagactgctgcagctaaaccccacattatccttcttgatactaatgcatgtatgataggatctgatacAAGTCttactgagtacctttgtactcacgtgcctaatttatgttttgcagaggagactttggtctcactagtagttccacacggtcttcgacgagtagcttgttacttcagctatgatcttgtacccttgggagggtcttgtagatagtcagacttctcagcctcttttatttgtagttgtctgtactcagacttgttatgcttccgttgcttgtatgctttggatgatgggtcatgtgacccctgtttatAATATAATGTTATGTTGGCTCTTTTGAGTCTTTATCCTTGTATGAGTTGTTGAGtaatgttgtgatgtcatgttgtacaacacatacttgcatgttatgcgtacatgtaatgtgtattgctatgtgtgagGTTCGACACTTAGTTGTTTGCCTTTGGTAGcatttcttatggggaaatgctcCCTAGTGCTTTCACTAAGCCATAGTAGTTCGCTACCGCTCCGGAACACTTGGATTGGCCCACATgtatccttctttgttcctgtgtctgtcccttcagggaaatgtcacgcgttgttcttttaagtccttgtagcttgctacgacttgggttcatatgtcaacgaccgacacgttcattgttggATTACATATCCTGAGTTTCTGTACGAATATGCCACCTTGGTTTCGACCCGGGttttctgtcatatggatgctagtgacacaatcatatacgtgagtcaaaagACGCAAACAGTCCCGACCAAGGTAAGGCTGCAGccgtgggaatactgtgcatgagaccgcaaagtgatatgatgtgttatatgctagatcgatgtgacttaggattggggttcCAATGGCCTTTTTAGACCCATTGATATTAAATTTGTAAAACTTTCAGAccattacacacacacacacacacacatattaaCATCCCATAAAtatttttcacctatatatatatttcctaataaaatatatttaaaaaaacaTTAGTCCAATACCATGTATGttgatatgaattaccaaaaccactaaAGAAGCAAATGTGATTTCAACATGCTTCCGTCCTTGGTGACCATATCCGGGTGCCGTATCCATGTCAAATTATAACTTTGTAAATTTTGAAATTTCGGTCCGCCGTTAAAAGGACAAATAGTCATCCTATTTTTAAAAGCCATAGTTACCTCTTTCTAGAGATAGTGAAATAATTTCTAGAAGTTTGACCATTTCTTATTAGAAGATTACAGTATTAAACTTCGAAATGCACTTAGTTCCACGTGTTGTTTGTGTGGAGTAATTCCAATCAATACAGAAAGTCAAACCACCTTTTCAATGGCATGCATGCGTTCCAGTTTTCAACCACCCAAAGAGGACACCGGCATGACAACATTGAACATGAAGACGTGCTTCGAAATGCACTAATTAAATACTGATAATCAAGAGAAGAAATGAAGAAAGAGAAATGAAAAATTGGGAAAAGAAATCCAGTCAAACCAGACTGCCCCCAGGCAGGCAGCGTCGCCATCTCCCTCAGTTGCCTTGCTCCGTAGAAACCGtgtccccctcttcctccctccctccccgaTCGACAGCAATAGCGGCGGTCAAAAGCCTCTCCTGCGACGACTCCTCCAACCCCCGTCCGTGTCTTCTTGGCcgcccctccctccctctcgtagcCTCCACGAAGGAGCAGCGCAGGCACCGGAGCGGCCTCCTCTGGTTGCCGCGGCCAAGCTGAGTCGCCACGGatctcgaggcggcggcggcggcggcggagaagggggAGCGCTGGAGGGGCCCATGAGCCTCGCCGGCTCCGCCCTGGAGGCGGCCCTGCAGGCGGTGGGGCGCGGCCTcgacgccgccggcgaccaccgcctgCTCTACTGCAAGGGCGCCGGGAGGCTCGTGACGCTCGACGAGGCCCGCGCGCGGGACCTGCCCATCGGCGGCGGCGTCCTCTGCGGCGTGCCCCCCGACGTCGAGGTGGAGGCCTATCGCGGCAACCCCGAGCGCAGCCGCCCGCCCCCCGCTGGTGCCGCCCCCGACGAGCCCTTCGTCTGCAGCTTCGACAAGGTGAGGGAGGTGCTCCGGACCGGAGTCCCGATTTTGGGGCGTTTGAGCAGATCGTGCACGCATATACATCATGCCTTCTTCTCTTCTGCGTGTAGTGTGATGCAAATTTGCTGTTATGCAAATCGTACTACACATGTTAGGCTTCGTGGCCGTTCCCTTCACTGTCTCTGACATTTGGCATCACCATTTATCGCGCAGATGGCGGAGCATTTCAACAGGAAGGCGAGCTTGCTGGAAACAGTCCCTCTGGGTTCCTTCAACTCGCTCTTCAGCTTTACTGGTTCTTGGAAGAATGATGCAGCCGCAACAAAGGCCCTTGCAGTTGATGGCTATTCTGTTCCGCTATATAGAGTTAAAATAACTAGTGATGAACTGATTCTGCAAGAGAGTGTAAAGCGCGCAATTCCATATACTTGGGATCCACCAGCATTGGCTAGGTCAGTAGGTAATCTTCTCCATTGACCCTGCTCTCTCAGGGTCAGTTTTACATTTGGCTGTCCTACATGACTTTTTGCATATTACCTGCCCTTATCATACAATAACAAGGTGCCCTTGTCTCATTTCTGCTCAGCTTTATCGAGAATTACGGCACACATATTATTACTTCTGTAATGGTTGGCGGTAAGGATGAAGTATACATAAAGCAGCATTCCTCATCCCAATTATCTGAAATGGAGTTCAGAAATTATGTCAGAGAAATTGGGAACGAGAGGTTCTCAGATGTGGAGAACAAGTCAAATGCACCCCCCATCAATTATAGCGAAAAGGTTAGCTAGTTCATAGTGTCAAAAATGATCTtcaattttgggacggagggggtaTCTTGTTAATTGCAAGTGTTGATAATAATATTAATAGGAAATTGGACATTCTTAATGTATGCACCTTGAGGGCGGTGTCAGTTTACAAGATGCCATTACATAGCGGCTATTTATTCGACTCGTCTTTGAAAACGGCCTAAAGTATCACCAGTAGGAAATTAGCTACTTTGAACTGTCACACATATTCAATTCGAAAAAAATAATACTATAATAACATATGTGATATGTGTACTGCACCTCTTACTGTAAACAAATCCTAATTCCAGTCCCATATACAGGACATGACAGTAATCTTCAGAAGGAGGGGAGGTTGCGATCTTGTTCAGAATTCTGTTGAGTGGATAAAAACTGTTTCCTCAGCGCCAGATGTCATAGGCATGACATTTCTCCCTATTGTTTCACTCGTCGATGATATACCTGGGAAGAAGCACATTGCTCGTGCCATTGATCTATACTTGACATGTAAGACATGCACCTGGCTCCTTTTTGTGGACTATCCTCAAAGTCCATTTGCCGTAAACCTGAGCTGTTGTTTTAAATTATATTGCTATCTATATATTACAGTAGCAGAGTCTCTGCACAGTTCTtctatttggagtatgtattgaaaAATATTTTTTAGTAAGGGTGATGTATTCATGATCAAGATAGACATATCTTTCCTA from Triticum aestivum cultivar Chinese Spring chromosome 3B, IWGSC CS RefSeq v2.1, whole genome shotgun sequence includes these protein-coding regions:
- the LOC123070609 gene encoding MACPF domain-containing protein CAD1, yielding MSLAGSALEAALQAVGRGLDAAGDHRLLYCKGAGRLVTLDEARARDLPIGGGVLCGVPPDVEVEAYRGNPERSRPPPAGAAPDEPFVCSFDKMAEHFNRKASLLETVPLGSFNSLFSFTGSWKNDAAATKALAVDGYSVPLYRVKITSDELILQESVKRAIPYTWDPPALASFIENYGTHIITSVMVGGKDEVYIKQHSSSQLSEMEFRNYVREIGNERFSDVENKSNAPPINYSEKDMTVIFRRRGGCDLVQNSVEWIKTVSSAPDVIGMTFLPIVSLVDDIPGKKHIARAIDLYLTYKPPIEELQYFLDFQVPLVWAPVPLGIAGQNRKEPVCPSLQFSLMGPKLFVSTEQVSVGRRPITGLRLYLEGAKQNRLAIHLQHLGSLPKIFLPHWDSHITIGPPKWQGPEEQDSRWFEPIKWKNFAHVSTAPIEYTETNITDLSGVYIVTGAQLGVWDFGAKSVLHLKLLFSRVPGCTIRRSVWDHSPSSGMHRTDEASSSSSDNAKLVKIVDMTETLKGPQDAPGHWLVTGAKLGVEKGRIIVRAKYSLLNY